The following coding sequences lie in one Pogoniulus pusillus isolate bPogPus1 chromosome 29, bPogPus1.pri, whole genome shotgun sequence genomic window:
- the PEDS1 gene encoding plasmanylethanolamine desaturase 1 isoform X2, which yields MLPRAAALPPGASAGPECRSPPPAGLEEEEPSRLWGRAMASGGTAESVPRRAEAVGPQAEAAEEPEGSSRRWGAQHAGARELAELYSPVAGVITADFLSGLFHWGADTWGSVELPIVGKAFIRPFREHHIDPTAITRHDFIETNGDNCFMTLVPLANMAYKFVSFPPEALYETCPWECYVFALIIFITMTNQIHKWSHTYFGLPRWVVFLQDWHIILPRKHHRIHHVSPHETYFCITTGWLNYPLEKIRFWRCLENIIQAVTGEKPRADDMKWAQKIK from the exons ATGCTGCCGCGGGCTGCAGCGCTGCCGCCGGGCGCCTCGGCGGGGCCTGAGTGCCGCTCGCCGCCGCCCGCCGgcttggaggaggaggagccgTCGCGGCTCTGGGGCCGGGCCATGGCGAGCGGCGGCACCGCCGAGAGCGTCCCGCGCCGGGCGGAGGCGGTGGGGCCGCAGGCGGAGGCCGCGGAAGAGCCGGAGGGCAGCAGCCGACGGTGGGGCGCGCAGCACGCCGGGGCCCGCGAACTAGCCGAGCTCTACTCCCCAG TTGCAGGAGTTATCACGGCTGACTTTCTGTCAGGATTATTTCACTGGGGAGCAGATACCTGGGGATCTGTGGAGCTACCCATAGTTGGAAAG gcctTCATCAGACCCTTTAGAGAACATCATATTGACCCCACAGCAATCACCAGACATGATTTTATAGAGACCAATGGGGACAACTGCTTTATGACACTGGTCCCATTGGCAAACATGGCATACAAATTTGTGTCTTTTCCCCCAG AGGCACTATATGAAACGTGTCCCTGGGAGTGTTACGTCTTTGCCCTTATCATCTTCATAACCATGACGAACCAGATTCACAAGTGGTCCCACACGTACTTTGGTCTTCCACGCTGGGTGGTGTTCCTGCAGGACTGGCACATTATCCTGCCACGGAAGCACCACAGGATCCACCACGTGTCTCCACATGAGACCTACTTCTGCATTACAACTG GTTGGCTGAACTATCCATTAGAGAAGATAAgattctggaggtgtttggagaaTATTATCCAAGCAGTTACTGGGGAGAAGCCAAGAGCAGATGACATGAAATGGGCTCAGAAAATCAAATAA
- the PEDS1 gene encoding plasmanylethanolamine desaturase 1 isoform X1: MLPRAAALPPGASAGPECRSPPPAGLEEEEPSRLWGRAMASGGTAESVPRRAEAVGPQAEAAEEPEGSSRRWGAQHAGARELAELYSPGKRLQEWISVILCFSLICFNFYNLLFYLRLEHTPSVIVGIFAGVITADFLSGLFHWGADTWGSVELPIVGKAFIRPFREHHIDPTAITRHDFIETNGDNCFMTLVPLANMAYKFVSFPPEALYETCPWECYVFALIIFITMTNQIHKWSHTYFGLPRWVVFLQDWHIILPRKHHRIHHVSPHETYFCITTGWLNYPLEKIRFWRCLENIIQAVTGEKPRADDMKWAQKIK, from the exons ATGCTGCCGCGGGCTGCAGCGCTGCCGCCGGGCGCCTCGGCGGGGCCTGAGTGCCGCTCGCCGCCGCCCGCCGgcttggaggaggaggagccgTCGCGGCTCTGGGGCCGGGCCATGGCGAGCGGCGGCACCGCCGAGAGCGTCCCGCGCCGGGCGGAGGCGGTGGGGCCGCAGGCGGAGGCCGCGGAAGAGCCGGAGGGCAGCAGCCGACGGTGGGGCGCGCAGCACGCCGGGGCCCGCGAACTAGCCGAGCTCTACTCCCCAG gaAAGAGACTACAGGAATGGATCTCTGTCATCTTATGCTTCTCTCTGATCTGTTTCAATTTTTACAATCTTCTCTTCTACCTGCGACTGGAACACACACCCTCTGTTATTGTGGGGATAT TTGCAGGAGTTATCACGGCTGACTTTCTGTCAGGATTATTTCACTGGGGAGCAGATACCTGGGGATCTGTGGAGCTACCCATAGTTGGAAAG gcctTCATCAGACCCTTTAGAGAACATCATATTGACCCCACAGCAATCACCAGACATGATTTTATAGAGACCAATGGGGACAACTGCTTTATGACACTGGTCCCATTGGCAAACATGGCATACAAATTTGTGTCTTTTCCCCCAG AGGCACTATATGAAACGTGTCCCTGGGAGTGTTACGTCTTTGCCCTTATCATCTTCATAACCATGACGAACCAGATTCACAAGTGGTCCCACACGTACTTTGGTCTTCCACGCTGGGTGGTGTTCCTGCAGGACTGGCACATTATCCTGCCACGGAAGCACCACAGGATCCACCACGTGTCTCCACATGAGACCTACTTCTGCATTACAACTG GTTGGCTGAACTATCCATTAGAGAAGATAAgattctggaggtgtttggagaaTATTATCCAAGCAGTTACTGGGGAGAAGCCAAGAGCAGATGACATGAAATGGGCTCAGAAAATCAAATAA